caaatctacAAATTatagttaaataaataactgtatTGTCAAACTACTTGTAAGTAgaactttattatttttactctgAACTACGATTAATTTCAAGTTCAATTAAACTGTTATAGGTCAGTGTGGAATTTGAAAAGGCAGGGGAAGATCTTCAGATGCATTTTCCTATAACTGTTGCAACTGTTCCATTCCGGATACCAAACAGCGTTCATCAACCACAAATAAAATATGGTACGTACCATCGAAATTTAACAATGTTACTGACAGTATGTGGAGATAATTTACACAGTGGGAAGATATCAAAAGAGATTACCAAGCCAGAGCCATGTGCCTTCAAATTAATATACTtgtacgtgtataaaataaacctAAACATGGCTGGTATTATTGTAGAAGTTGCAGCTGAGCACGTAGAAGGAGGTTGTTACATAGGACCAGAATTTTTACTTGGCCAGGTCTACGACGGATCGGATGTAACGCAACCTTCAGCCCTTGTTTTGTACAGACCCGTGTACGTATGCACCACAAACGACTGTAGAGGTCACGAACATTAATAAGAGGAAACTTTtcatatattgaaaatttcagggtaATATTATGTAAATGTCGCGCAATTAAGAACttcaaattttgtattaaATCCAAAGTTCTGGACTGACTGATTTCTTATGTTTCTAGTATTGCTTTTAATAGTACTAAACTGACGAAACGACGTTTaatgttgaaattaaaaatacggtagtaaaaaattacaagaacaacaacaacaacaataaaattaataataataataataataataataataataataataataataataatatcgaaaataataatagtaattacACGAACAACAATAATAGTACTAATAGtaataaacataataataataatcgaagGTAAATGTTACAGATTTAAATAGGAATTTGAGCTAAAACGTCTCCtgtgattaaataaaaaaaaaaaaatcggatcGTTAACAAATAAGTACGATAAATATAAATCAcagaatgttgaaaaaaattagcggTACTCCGTATCTGAAACTTGTGTTTTGTAATTGACGCacacatatctatatatgtgtgtaaaaatttggaaGCACAAGTTTTAATTAGATATTACGAAGAAACTTACCAATACTTGAGAGATAAGTACGAGATTTTTCTATACTTTGTGTTGcgattgcatttttttttttttgtattgtaaagagaaagataatccATTGACCTCATATTCAAATGTTCGGCTGAGATTAGCACCGCTTTTCAAGGAAATGCAATTCCCGAAGACGAAATTGGCCATTTTGAAGTCCTCGTTATACTTCGTTTGCCGGAGCAGAGCCATCGCTTATATGATCGAAAGGTACTTATGTAAAACTTAACTAGTGTTCATGCAATCGATCTGTTCACGTCAGACTTAAAAATCACAGTTTCTTACATGCGATTGCTATATTGTTCAGCTGGTGGATAAGCGTGGACGTACTTTCCAGCCAGacattcgtaaacgaatataTTTTGTTGTAGAAGGATTATTAATGTTGAATCGTCAAAGAAATGTATAAGGCATACATCAATGTCTGTATCTTGTAAAAACGTATCTATATAGAAAATATGTGTATTTTTTGGTGTAATTGTATACAATTCGTTATGGTATCGGAGTGAGACTCCGGTACTGATCACTTTGGTATAATCACAATATCGTTTGAACGGAGATGTACGAACGGTTATTATACATGAAATTCTACTTAAAGAGCTCCTCCCCGTtacatatatttgaataatctGCGTACTTCTATTGCACAGGCTCAGTTCTACGTAGTAATTTGTTcatcaaataataattgtagTATCGCTgagattcaattatttcctaCAAATCCGATTATGTTATCGCGTATGATTCGttggaatatttgaattgaaaataattacgacACTTTTATATGCGATACTTCGAACGAGCCTGTGCAAAGTGAATTCGCGGATAACTGGGAGTTACCGAATAAAATGAAGCCCTAGGGCACTACAACTAGCAGCCATTCATACGGGGTGTGACGGGATTCTGGGGAGCTAAAGGGCCTAAGGGTGCTCGCCAGCCCGTCGAAGAGAGTCCATCCTTAGaatcggtattttttttgaaattgtgcaCCGAATAGCGATTGTACAAGCCCCATATGCTGTTCATCAATTTGCTATTGTACTTGAGCGGTGTTAACTCGgtgcctgaaaaaaaatatataaatagtTGCCAATGTCTGTGAAACACGAGAGATAGTTCAAAATACGAAGTGGTGCAGGAAGATTAAATAGCGAAGCGTATAAAGTTCTCTCATACACTTAGGCAACTCAAATTAATGTACGGATTTTTCTACACGAGGCGAGTGACGATAATTTCTGTAACAATCGTGTAGTTTATACTCACTTTGATTGATCGGCTTGGCATTAGTGTACGAGTGATAGTTCCCCTTATTCTCGTTTCCACCTTCCGTAGCGTTCATCTCTGAAATCAACCAGATTCTTTCCTTGTTTTCGCGGATTTTTCGCGCCGCAAATACTCCCTGTGGTACAGCAGACATAATTCTCTTGCActctgtaaaaaattgtatgatCAACTCATGAGATAAGGTCAACGAAATGACAGCCGAAAATGCTTGTCCGCACATTCTCGTAATtcactttttcttccttttcttttctttctcgtaTATTGTAGCAAAAGTTTAGAGATCACTGATCAGTGGGAAATTTGAATCGTTCGGATACGGTTAGCTGTGCGACGGGCATATAATACCTCTACACAAAGCAAAACAAATCATCGAAAGTTTATTTGCACGGAGACAAGACATGTGAAGCTTGGACTGAATCAGTCGGCAGTATACTGTCTGCAATGTTTTATCAGAATGACCTGGACCCCACTGGAAGGTCGGAAGGCAACCGTTATTCTTCCCCGCAAGCTCTTTCGCCCATTATATGATGTGGTCAACAACGTAATCTCCAAATTCATAATTCACAATCGCTAAATAAGGCGGGCTATTATCGTCGTGATAAATACTTGAACTTACTGTCGACTCGTATATTTCTCACATCACATTAAATATCTCGgcgtaatattttatttctcgttaTATACTTAGTTATAATTCTATGCACACATCAGCTATAACGTGCAAGAGACAATAAATGAACACAAATCCATAGATACggtatttttatacatcatataatataatataatacaatattatactgACCAGTACAGTTTTCGAAAAGCAGTTCAGCGACTTGATCTTTTGGAGTCGTGATTTTCACGCTGACCGATTTTCGACCCACAGGAATGAGTTCAGTCTTCCTTTTCTTATCTCCTTGAAAACTCAGTTTAATCGCTTTCAAATTCATACAGAATGACTGCAGAGGTTTCGTAGACAATATCATTAACTAGCCGAGATGTacatatattgaaaaattgatgaaaacgtGTAGCTATAGTGTCGTAATTCCACAATCACTGTATTGTACATGTATGAAAAGTTTTAGAGCTTAACGCATGAGAATCGGTACGTTCGAATAGCGCAGATATCAAACTGGCTCGGGGTAACTCGACGCTAGCTGTTTTATAAGTTTGCGAAGACCCGGGCATAGGAGGGATTAATCTGTGACGTTAACGTATCAACAGTCCGTGTTGCTATCATCTTGTGGATGAGGGACACTTaagtctttgaaaattgcgtACCCGTAATATGATTAACGCGGCGAGTGAAATGCACATTGTCAACATCTCGGACGTTTGTTGCGCGATGTTAAAACTGTacgtttttatttcattcttttttttttttttggtctaaagaaaaagaaaaacaaaaaggttCCCAGTGCGTCACTTCGATTTATGCGAAACTCTTACGCGGAACGACGTATTTAGTTTTTATTACACCGTTCCGAGCGTCATAGTTACATGTGCGTTATTATCattgcaaattttcattcggacTCACTATCAATTCGAACGCATCCCTGGACCACTTGTGGCGAGTTCACGGAAAGTCAAGTGATAAATGTATTTTATCTTCGACGAGATAATGTACGTGTCTACAATTTCGTGAACTcacaatattatattattatatgttgTTGGGATAATTCTTTGCACCGTAAAATAATTCCCTTCGGTTTCGTGAGTGTAATTCGAGTAATTT
Above is a genomic segment from Neodiprion pinetum isolate iyNeoPine1 chromosome 1, iyNeoPine1.2, whole genome shotgun sequence containing:
- the LOC124223752 gene encoding uncharacterized protein → MILSTKPLQSFCMNLKAIKLSFQGDKKRKTELIPVGRKSVSVKITTPKDQVAELLFENCTECKRIMSAVPQGVFAARKIRENKERIWLISEMNATEGGNENKGNYHSYTNAKPINQSTELTPLKYNSKLMNSIWGLYNRYSVHNFKKNTDSKDGLSSTGWRAPLGPLAPQNPVTPRMNGC